A portion of the Paenibacillus sp. PvR098 genome contains these proteins:
- the ftsZ gene encoding cell division protein FtsZ codes for MFEFDVDMDQLAKIKVIGVGGGGSNAVNRMIDNGVKGVEFITVNTDAQALHLAKSEQRLQIGDKLTRGLGAGANPEVGKKAAEESRELIMNALKGSDMVFVTAGMGGGTGTGAAPVIAEIAKECGALTVGVVTRPFTFEGRKRHMQAEQGIAALKEKVDTLIVIPNDRLLEIVDKKTPMLEAFREADNVLRQGVQGISDLIAVPGLINLDFADVKTIMTERGSALMGIGVATGENRAAEAAKKAICSPLLETSIDGARGVLMNITGGINLSLYEVNEAADIVASASDMEVNMIFGAVIDETLKDEIIVTVIATGFEHKPAPTPGARKPAGATSSAGSTQQEASDSRVGNLRPFGGGQTSNDQLDIPAFLRNRNRGGGIDK; via the coding sequence ATGTTTGAATTTGATGTGGACATGGACCAGTTAGCGAAAATAAAGGTCATCGGCGTCGGCGGAGGCGGCAGCAATGCAGTCAACCGAATGATCGACAACGGCGTGAAGGGTGTCGAGTTTATTACCGTCAATACGGATGCTCAAGCTCTGCATCTTGCCAAGTCAGAGCAAAGGCTGCAGATCGGGGACAAGCTGACGCGCGGTCTCGGAGCTGGAGCAAACCCGGAGGTTGGCAAGAAGGCCGCGGAAGAATCTCGTGAATTGATAATGAATGCCCTGAAGGGTTCCGATATGGTGTTTGTTACTGCGGGTATGGGTGGCGGTACAGGAACGGGTGCTGCTCCGGTCATTGCCGAAATTGCCAAGGAATGCGGCGCTTTAACGGTAGGTGTTGTTACAAGGCCTTTCACGTTCGAAGGCCGCAAGCGGCACATGCAGGCAGAACAGGGGATCGCAGCCCTGAAGGAAAAGGTCGACACGTTGATCGTTATTCCGAATGACCGTTTGCTTGAAATCGTAGATAAGAAGACTCCGATGCTTGAAGCGTTCCGCGAAGCGGATAACGTGCTTCGCCAAGGGGTTCAAGGGATCTCCGACTTGATCGCGGTTCCCGGACTTATTAACCTTGACTTTGCCGATGTAAAGACCATTATGACGGAGCGCGGCTCGGCGCTAATGGGAATCGGCGTAGCTACTGGTGAGAACCGTGCTGCTGAAGCGGCGAAGAAAGCGATCTGTTCTCCGCTGCTCGAGACTTCCATTGACGGTGCACGAGGCGTGCTGATGAACATTACCGGCGGCATCAACCTGTCGCTTTATGAAGTGAATGAGGCAGCCGATATCGTAGCTTCCGCATCAGATATGGAAGTGAACATGATTTTTGGTGCCGTCATCGACGAAACCCTGAAGGATGAAATTATTGTTACGGTCATTGCTACAGGATTCGAGCATAAGCCTGCTCCGACCCCGGGTGCAAGAAAGCCTGCGGGCGCAACATCTTCTGCGGGGAGTACACAGCAGGAAGCATCGGATTCCAGAGTGGGCAATCTCCGTCCTTTCGGTGGAGGACAGACATCTAACGATCAGCTGGATATTCCGGCCTTCTTGCGGAATCGCAATCGTGGCGGCGGTATCGACAAGTAA
- the spoIIGA gene encoding sigma-E processing peptidase SpoIIGA, which yields MIVYIDVIFLFNVLIDGVLLWTTAWSRKLHFRWWRLGLSAAIGGSYAIMLFFPPLSFLYTFAVKFMLSLLMLLTAFGFGGLQHFVRNLGAFYLINFAAAGGVVGFVYFWQSSGEFVQGILISRDLKVTLPLLLFSIPFTLWIYRQVTQALRRKQVLTTYIVKVDVHIDDFASTCTGLIDTGNQLYDPLTKTPVMVMEAAQWGEHIPEAWMVKIRRAEVDQLVSSIGTEPFIWQDRLRLVPYRGVNRSTQFMLAIKPDRVVITTEGKQIETMKVLIGLDGGRLSSDNAYQAIIHPALMESVQS from the coding sequence ATGATCGTGTATATCGATGTCATTTTCCTGTTTAACGTGTTGATTGACGGTGTTTTACTATGGACGACGGCTTGGTCGCGTAAGCTGCACTTTCGTTGGTGGAGACTCGGGCTTTCCGCAGCGATTGGCGGCAGCTACGCGATCATGCTTTTTTTTCCGCCGCTGTCGTTCTTATACACGTTTGCGGTCAAGTTTATGCTGTCCTTGCTGATGCTGCTCACGGCGTTTGGATTCGGGGGATTACAGCATTTCGTGCGAAATCTCGGGGCGTTTTACCTCATTAATTTCGCTGCGGCTGGTGGGGTTGTCGGGTTCGTGTACTTTTGGCAATCTTCGGGCGAATTTGTACAAGGAATTTTGATCAGCCGGGATCTGAAGGTGACGCTTCCGCTGCTGCTGTTCTCGATTCCTTTTACCTTATGGATTTATCGACAAGTGACGCAGGCGCTGAGACGGAAGCAGGTGCTGACGACATATATCGTCAAGGTGGACGTACATATTGACGATTTCGCATCCACCTGCACCGGGCTGATCGATACGGGAAATCAGCTTTATGATCCTTTAACGAAGACGCCAGTCATGGTGATGGAGGCTGCACAATGGGGAGAGCACATTCCGGAAGCGTGGATGGTCAAAATACGGCGCGCCGAAGTCGATCAATTGGTTTCCTCGATCGGAACGGAGCCTTTTATATGGCAGGATCGGCTGAGGCTGGTCCCTTATCGGGGGGTGAACCGCAGCACGCAATTTATGCTGGCGATTAAACCGGATCGGGTCGTCATTACAACGGAAGGCAAACAGATTGAGACGATGAAGGTGTTGATTGGTCTTGACGGCGGCCGGCTCAGCTCGGATAATGCCTACCAGGCCATTATTCATCCGGCACTGATGGAGAGCGTTCAATCTTAA
- the sigE gene encoding RNA polymerase sporulation sigma factor SigE, giving the protein MLVKWKLMMQILYFRLLLLLGLKGEEIYYIGGSEALPPPLTREEEEYLLEKLPSGDSAIRGMLIERNLRLVVYIARKFENTGINIEDLVSIGAIGLIKAVNTFDPEKKIKLATYASRCIENEILMYLRRNSKIRTEVSFDEPLNIDWDGNELLLSDVLGTENDTIYRNIEEQVDRKLLHKALDKLSERERIIMELRFGLQDGQEKTQKDVADMLGISQSYISRLEKRIIKRLRKEFNKMV; this is encoded by the coding sequence ATGTTAGTCAAGTGGAAGCTGATGATGCAGATATTGTATTTCCGACTTTTGCTGCTGCTCGGGCTTAAGGGAGAAGAGATTTACTACATCGGAGGAAGCGAAGCGCTGCCGCCCCCGCTCACCCGCGAAGAGGAAGAATATTTGCTTGAGAAGCTTCCGTCTGGTGATTCAGCTATTCGGGGGATGCTGATCGAGCGGAACCTCCGGCTTGTAGTTTACATTGCACGTAAGTTTGAAAATACGGGGATTAACATTGAAGACCTCGTATCGATTGGTGCGATCGGTTTGATTAAAGCTGTAAATACGTTCGACCCGGAGAAAAAAATAAAGTTAGCCACATACGCTTCCCGCTGTATCGAGAATGAAATCTTAATGTACCTCCGCCGCAACAGCAAAATTCGTACGGAGGTATCCTTCGACGAACCCTTAAACATCGACTGGGATGGTAACGAGCTGCTGCTCTCGGATGTGCTTGGAACCGAGAACGACACGATTTATCGTAATATCGAGGAGCAGGTGGACCGCAAGCTGCTGCATAAAGCGCTGGATAAGCTATCGGAGCGGGAGAGGATCATCATGGAGCTGCGCTTTGGTTTGCAGGATGGTCAGGAAAAGACGCAAAAGGATGTTGCCGATATGCTGGGTATTTCACAATCTTATATTTCCCGACTGGAAAAGCGTATTATTAAGCGGCTCCGTAAGGAATTTAATAAAATGGTGTAA
- the sigG gene encoding RNA polymerase sporulation sigma factor SigG yields the protein MTRNKVEICGVDTAKLPVLTNAEMRELFVQLQTNNERSAREKLVNGNLRLVLSVIQRFNNRGEYVDDLFQVGCIGLMKAIDNFDLGQNVKFSTYAVPMIIGEIRRYLRDNNPIRVSRSLRDIAYKALQVRDQLTNQNSREPTIYEISEVLNVPKEDVVFALDAIQDPVSLFEPIYHDGGDPIYVMDQISDDRNKDVSWIEGIALREAMRKLNDREKMILSMRFFDGKTQMEVADEIGISQAQVSRLEKSAISQMQKHVKN from the coding sequence GTGACCCGAAACAAAGTCGAAATATGCGGCGTCGATACGGCAAAGCTTCCGGTTTTGACCAATGCGGAAATGCGTGAACTTTTCGTTCAGCTGCAAACGAATAATGAACGATCTGCAAGAGAGAAATTAGTCAACGGCAACCTTAGGTTGGTGCTGAGCGTTATCCAGCGCTTCAACAACCGGGGGGAATATGTCGACGATCTGTTTCAGGTAGGCTGTATCGGACTGATGAAGGCGATTGATAATTTTGATTTGGGCCAGAATGTTAAGTTTTCCACCTATGCGGTACCAATGATTATCGGTGAGATTCGTCGTTATTTACGGGATAACAACCCGATTCGAGTCTCCCGGTCCTTGCGGGACATCGCTTATAAAGCGCTGCAGGTACGGGATCAGCTCACCAACCAGAATTCGCGTGAGCCCACGATATATGAAATTTCCGAAGTGCTGAACGTGCCAAAGGAGGATGTGGTATTCGCGCTCGACGCCATTCAAGATCCGGTATCATTGTTCGAGCCGATCTATCATGACGGCGGCGATCCAATCTATGTGATGGATCAAATCAGCGACGACCGCAACAAAGACGTTTCCTGGATTGAAGGCATAGCTCTTCGGGAGGCGATGCGCAAGCTGAATGACCGAGAGAAAATGATTTTATCTATGCGCTTCTTCGATGGGAAAACGCAGATGGAGGTGGCCGACGAGATCGGCATCTCACAGGCACAAGTATCCCGGCTGGAGAAGTCGGCGATATCACAAATGCAAAAGCACGTGAAAAACTAA
- a CDS encoding YlmC/YmxH family sporulation protein: MKLSDFQMKDVINIVDGKKLGQISDLELDLWHGRIEAIVVPNGTRFFGLLGGGTDVIIPWENIVKIGLDVVLVKLEDIRSYRRQDRTDLAYESYREYRG, encoded by the coding sequence GTGAAACTATCCGACTTTCAAATGAAGGATGTCATCAATATTGTAGACGGCAAAAAGCTGGGTCAGATTAGCGATTTGGAGCTGGATTTGTGGCATGGCCGGATCGAGGCCATTGTTGTACCGAATGGAACTCGTTTCTTCGGTCTGCTAGGCGGCGGAACGGATGTGATCATCCCTTGGGAGAATATCGTGAAGATCGGGTTGGACGTTGTGCTCGTTAAGCTGGAGGATATACGAAGCTACCGACGGCAGGACAGGACGGATCTGGCTTATGAATCTTACCGAGAATACCGCGGTTAA
- the pgeF gene encoding peptidoglycan editing factor PgeF, with the protein MQTSEPFVLDKADNGCGLLRLTSLMSSNPRLTAGFTTRSGGVSGGAFDSLNCGLHVADAPEDVVENRRRLAEALAVPFEACTYAEQVHGKEIQMVTKQQRGAGNDSRERALQAKDGFITNEPGVFLHALFADCVPLYFYDPVHKAVGLAHAGWKGTALGIAKAVPEAMSAAYGTKPRDLKAAIGPSIGMCCYEVDDAVISRMDRVIKELTLMSGYEHEGEVPLYVKKANGKYNLNLQQINRQIMMKAGILPSNIEITGLCTSCRLDLFYSHRKEGGSTGRMAAWIGLRE; encoded by the coding sequence ATGCAAACGTCGGAACCTTTCGTTCTGGATAAAGCCGATAACGGCTGCGGGCTGCTGAGACTCACGAGCTTGATGAGCTCGAATCCAAGGCTGACTGCCGGATTTACGACACGGAGCGGCGGAGTGAGCGGTGGGGCTTTTGACAGCTTGAATTGCGGACTCCATGTGGCAGACGCTCCAGAGGATGTTGTGGAGAACCGCAGAAGGCTGGCAGAAGCGCTTGCCGTGCCTTTTGAGGCTTGTACATATGCGGAGCAGGTGCACGGCAAAGAGATCCAGATGGTAACGAAGCAGCAGCGCGGTGCAGGTAACGATTCTAGAGAGCGGGCACTACAGGCCAAAGATGGCTTTATTACGAACGAGCCGGGAGTATTCTTGCACGCGCTCTTTGCCGATTGTGTGCCGCTTTATTTCTATGATCCTGTTCATAAGGCAGTAGGCTTAGCCCATGCGGGCTGGAAGGGGACGGCCCTTGGCATTGCCAAAGCGGTACCCGAGGCGATGAGTGCTGCTTATGGGACCAAGCCCCGTGACCTGAAAGCTGCCATTGGACCGTCCATAGGCATGTGCTGCTATGAAGTGGACGATGCTGTTATTTCACGAATGGATAGAGTCATTAAAGAACTTACGCTGATGTCCGGTTATGAACACGAGGGAGAAGTCCCGCTCTATGTAAAAAAAGCAAACGGAAAATATAATTTAAACTTGCAACAAATAAACCGACAAATTATGATGAAAGCAGGAATTTTGCCATCAAATATCGAAATAACTGGTTTATGCACAAGCTGTCGACTCGACTTGTTTTACTCGCATCGTAAGGAAGGCGGATCAACAGGTCGTATGGCCGCATGGATCGGTTTGCGGGAATAG